From Stenotrophomonas nitritireducens, the proteins below share one genomic window:
- a CDS encoding DNA topoisomerase IB, with the protein MGAAMAATPASPALRHSHDAEPGILRQRAGRGFRYVDARGKPVRAAATLERIRRLAIPPAYTQVWICAQANGHLQASGRDARGRKQYRYHPQWVRMRSDSKFDRIVAFGKALPGLRRRVRADLALPGLPRAKVLAIVVAVMGRTLARIGNDAYARDNHSYGLTTLRNRHLESAGQGQARLRFRGKSGQAQEMVIDDRHLAGLVRRCQQLPGQLLFQYRDEDGKVRPVGSSDVNDYLRQATGDDFSAKDFRTWGGTLVALRELAQRPLPDTGGERALAEIQNQVIAAVAAMLGNTPAVCRKSYIDPCVFEGWRDGRLGALQSLRGPRQWEAAALRFLRSAHRGLSRSA; encoded by the coding sequence ATGGGAGCAGCGATGGCCGCAACACCGGCAAGCCCTGCACTGCGTCACAGCCACGATGCCGAGCCGGGCATCCTCAGGCAGCGTGCCGGGCGCGGTTTCCGTTACGTGGATGCCCGTGGCAAGCCGGTACGCGCCGCCGCCACGCTCGAACGCATCCGCCGCCTTGCCATTCCACCGGCTTACACCCAGGTGTGGATCTGCGCCCAGGCCAATGGTCACCTGCAGGCCAGCGGGCGTGATGCGCGCGGCCGCAAGCAATACCGTTACCACCCGCAATGGGTACGGATGCGCAGTGACAGCAAGTTCGATCGCATTGTTGCCTTCGGCAAGGCGTTGCCCGGCCTGCGGCGGCGCGTGCGCGCCGACCTGGCCTTGCCTGGCCTGCCGCGCGCCAAGGTGCTGGCGATCGTGGTGGCGGTGATGGGCCGCACGCTCGCCCGTATCGGCAACGATGCCTATGCCCGTGACAACCATTCCTATGGGCTCACCACGCTGCGCAACCGCCACCTGGAAAGCGCCGGGCAGGGCCAGGCGCGACTGCGCTTCCGCGGCAAGTCCGGGCAGGCGCAGGAGATGGTCATCGATGACCGGCATCTGGCGGGGCTGGTGCGCCGTTGCCAGCAGTTGCCGGGGCAGTTGTTGTTCCAGTACCGCGACGAGGACGGCAAGGTACGGCCAGTGGGTTCTAGTGACGTCAACGACTATTTGCGCCAGGCCACCGGCGATGATTTCAGCGCCAAGGATTTCCGCACCTGGGGCGGCACCCTCGTGGCGCTGCGCGAGCTGGCGCAGCGGCCCTTGCCGGATACCGGCGGCGAACGCGCGTTGGCGGAGATACAGAACCAGGTGATTGCCGCGGTGGCGGCGATGCTGGGCAATACCCCGGCAGTGTGCCGCAAATCGTATATCGACCCGTGCGTGTTCGAAGGCTGGCGCGATGGCCGGCTGGGCGCGCTGCAATCACTGCGCGGCCCGCGCCAATGGGAGGCGGCGGCACTGCGCTTCCTGCGCAGCGCCCACCGCGGGCTCAGCCGCAGCGCATAG
- a CDS encoding SDR family oxidoreductase — translation MAGKKKPVAAKKATKARPPLADTASAAQTAAQRTASRQRRLQEDLQQQEKLRSAMPKKKGSVQAGTRKQPSTLPAQQLRKPGNEHELELAPRYLAPSYKGSGKLKGMRAIVTGGDSGIGRAVAILFAREGADVAVLYLSEHEDAKVTCEHIEQEGQRSLAISGDVRDPLFCDSAVQQVAKAFGGIDVLVNNAAFQLHCHHLEDLTDEHLQETLQTNIAGYIHMARAVLPHMGEGDSIINTGSETGIFGSKSLIDYSATKGAIHAFTLSLASQLLPRGIRVNCVAPGPVWTPLNPADKAAEDVAEFGKDSDMGRPAQPEELSPAYVFLASPSTASYISGAILPVMGGPRG, via the coding sequence ATGGCAGGAAAAAAGAAGCCCGTAGCCGCAAAGAAAGCCACCAAGGCTAGGCCGCCGCTTGCCGATACCGCATCCGCCGCACAAACCGCTGCCCAGCGCACCGCCAGCCGTCAGCGGCGGCTGCAGGAAGATCTGCAGCAACAGGAGAAGCTGCGCAGCGCGATGCCGAAGAAAAAGGGCAGCGTGCAGGCCGGCACCCGCAAGCAACCGAGCACCCTGCCGGCGCAGCAGCTGCGCAAGCCGGGCAATGAACATGAGTTGGAGCTGGCGCCGCGCTATCTGGCACCGTCCTACAAGGGCAGCGGCAAACTGAAGGGAATGCGCGCCATCGTCACCGGCGGTGATTCGGGAATTGGCCGCGCGGTGGCCATCCTGTTCGCGCGCGAAGGTGCCGATGTGGCCGTGCTTTACCTCAGCGAGCACGAGGATGCCAAGGTCACCTGCGAGCACATCGAGCAGGAGGGCCAGCGGAGCCTGGCGATCAGTGGCGATGTGCGCGATCCGCTGTTCTGCGACAGCGCCGTACAACAGGTTGCCAAGGCATTTGGCGGCATCGACGTGCTGGTCAACAACGCGGCATTCCAACTGCATTGCCATCATCTTGAAGACCTCACCGACGAGCATCTGCAGGAGACGCTGCAGACCAACATCGCCGGTTACATCCACATGGCGCGCGCGGTGCTTCCGCATATGGGCGAAGGCGACAGCATCATCAACACCGGCTCGGAAACGGGCATCTTCGGCAGCAAATCGTTGATCGATTATTCGGCCACCAAGGGCGCGATCCACGCGTTCACGCTGTCGCTGGCCAGCCAGCTGCTGCCGCGCGGCATACGCGTGAACTGCGTGGCGCCGGGGCCGGTATGGACGCCATTGAACCCGGCCGACAAGGCTGCCGAAGATGTGGCCGAGTTCGGCAAGGACAGCGACATGGGGCGGCCTGCGCAGCCGGAAGAACTGTCGCCGGCGTATGTTTTTCTGGCATCGCCAAGTACCGCCAGCTACATCAGCGGCGCGATCCTGCCGGTAATGGGTGGCCCGCGCGGTTGA
- a CDS encoding ribonuclease H-like domain-containing protein, producing MSLSLDKLKALRKQAGLSTAAPAGSVAPMAVVGAASAAKPTMVEAAEGIVAADASGSSPAADALPASRLTPLLQETDAVSASRLTPLLQEQRQQNSVFGWVDQIQHKPAKPQDGAALRRLLATRNRAVAPAVAVERGPVDRDLPGTEIAPGLHLIEAFIPQSIPAQPLSLAFSKRHEESVAPQDLLFFDTETTGLAGGTGTRAFMIGAADWHHDAARGEGLRVRQLLMSTMGAESAMLELFASWLAPSTVLSSYNGRCYDAPLLKTRYRLARRGDPISALDHVDLLFPTRRRYRGTWENCRLATIERNLLLIAREDDLPGSEAPAAWLSYLRGGSARNLRRVGEHNHQDVVTLAQLFLRLVQAEADERAELALEAER from the coding sequence ATGAGTCTCAGCCTGGACAAACTCAAAGCCCTGCGCAAGCAGGCCGGGCTGTCGACGGCGGCGCCAGCAGGGTCTGTAGCGCCCATGGCTGTTGTGGGAGCGGCGTCAGCCGCGAAGCCAACGATGGTGGAAGCTGCAGAGGGAATTGTTGCTGCGGATGCATCTGGTTCTTCGCCGGCTGCGGATGCTTTGCCAGCTTCGCGGCTGACGCCGCTCCTACAGGAGACGGATGCTGTATCGGCTTCGCGGCTGACGCCGCTCCTACAAGAACAGCGACAGCAGAACTCCGTGTTCGGCTGGGTCGATCAGATCCAGCACAAACCGGCAAAACCGCAGGATGGCGCTGCGTTGCGCCGCCTGCTGGCCACACGCAATCGCGCGGTGGCACCTGCGGTGGCAGTCGAGCGCGGGCCGGTGGATCGTGATCTGCCCGGTACCGAGATTGCTCCCGGCCTGCATCTGATCGAAGCCTTCATCCCGCAGTCCATTCCCGCCCAGCCCTTGTCGCTGGCTTTCAGCAAACGCCACGAAGAATCCGTCGCACCGCAGGATCTGTTGTTCTTCGACACCGAAACCACCGGCCTGGCCGGCGGCACCGGTACCCGTGCGTTCATGATCGGCGCAGCCGATTGGCATCACGATGCAGCGCGCGGCGAAGGCCTGCGCGTGCGCCAGCTGCTGATGTCGACGATGGGCGCGGAGAGCGCGATGCTGGAATTGTTTGCCAGCTGGCTGGCGCCGAGCACGGTGCTGTCCAGCTACAACGGCCGCTGCTATGACGCGCCGCTGCTGAAGACACGTTATCGGCTGGCCCGCCGTGGTGATCCGATCTCGGCACTGGATCATGTGGACCTGCTGTTTCCCACCCGCCGTCGCTATCGCGGCACCTGGGAGAACTGCCGTCTGGCGACCATCGAACGCAACCTGCTGCTGATCGCGCGCGAGGATGACCTTCCCGGTTCGGAAGCACCTGCAGCGTGGCTGAGCTATCTGCGCGGTGGCAGCGCGCGCAACCTGCGCCGCGTTGGCGAACACAATCACCAGGACGTGGTGACCTTGGCGCAGCTGTTCCTGCGATTGGTGCAGGCAGAAGCGGATGAGCGGGCGGAGTTGGCGTTGGAGGCTGAGCGCTGA
- a CDS encoding saccharopine dehydrogenase family protein, with amino-acid sequence MSQQERCRVLVLGGYGHFGARIVRALAATPGITVIAAGRNPSQAAAKLPGVDLKTIELCRLDTAAPDFEAQLTRTRAALVIHTAGPFQGQGYGVAQACLRAGMHYIDLADGRDFVVGFPQQLQALAQQTQCSAISGASTLPALSSAVVDALAPHFEQLHSIDMVIAPAQATPLGMATVRAVLSYCGKPFQCWIDGRWQTQRGWAKPQPVRFARIGPRLASPCDVPDHTLLVQRYPGVATVRFRAALELPFLSRCLAAMAWLRGHGLPLPMEALAGVFASAGRWFDRFGTDLGGMRITLRGQRDGLEHRLHWDLTAPMLHGPEIPTFAAVLLARRFARGEGLPSGARTCMGLLTLAEFESEFARWQIDSAVS; translated from the coding sequence ATGTCACAGCAGGAACGCTGTCGTGTTCTGGTGCTCGGCGGCTACGGCCACTTCGGCGCGCGCATCGTGCGTGCACTTGCCGCTACGCCGGGCATCACTGTCATCGCCGCTGGCCGCAATCCTTCGCAGGCGGCAGCCAAGCTGCCGGGCGTGGATCTGAAAACCATTGAGCTGTGCAGGCTGGATACCGCTGCGCCGGATTTCGAAGCCCAGCTCACCAGGACGCGGGCAGCGCTGGTGATCCATACCGCCGGCCCCTTCCAGGGCCAAGGTTACGGGGTTGCGCAGGCCTGCCTGCGTGCCGGCATGCATTACATCGATCTGGCCGATGGACGTGATTTCGTTGTCGGCTTTCCGCAGCAGTTGCAGGCCTTGGCACAGCAGACCCAGTGCAGCGCGATCAGCGGTGCCAGCACCTTGCCGGCGCTGTCCAGCGCGGTGGTGGACGCGCTTGCGCCGCACTTCGAGCAGTTGCACAGCATCGACATGGTGATCGCGCCGGCACAGGCCACGCCGCTGGGCATGGCCACGGTGCGTGCGGTGCTGTCGTACTGCGGCAAACCGTTCCAATGCTGGATCGATGGCCGCTGGCAAACGCAGCGTGGCTGGGCCAAACCGCAACCGGTACGCTTTGCCCGCATTGGCCCGCGCCTGGCCTCGCCCTGCGACGTGCCCGATCACACGCTGCTGGTACAGCGTTACCCGGGCGTGGCGACGGTGCGTTTCCGCGCGGCGTTGGAGCTGCCGTTCCTGTCGCGTTGTCTGGCGGCCATGGCCTGGCTGCGCGGGCATGGCCTGCCGTTGCCGATGGAGGCACTGGCCGGTGTGTTCGCCAGCGCAGGGCGTTGGTTCGATCGTTTCGGCACCGATCTGGGCGGCATGCGCATCACCCTGCGTGGCCAGCGCGATGGACTGGAGCATCGCCTGCACTGGGACCTGACCGCGCCGATGCTGCACGGCCCGGAGATCCCAACCTTTGCCGCCGTGCTGTTGGCGCGCCGTTTCGCCCGTGGCGAAGGGCTGCCCAGCGGCGCCCGTACCTGCATGGGCCTGCTGACTTTGGCCGAGTTCGAAAGCGAATTCGCGCGTTGGCAGATCGACAGCGCTGTGAGCTGA
- a CDS encoding I78 family peptidase inhibitor, translating to MQFQSTPRALRRPAALIATATLLLALSACTKPAPEEQDEALNQSQQAAQAAAAPAEATPPPGACDASQVQGLVGQAYTEAMQAQAKEDAGATDVRVLKPNQPVTMEFIGERLNIEIDEKGMVSGVRCG from the coding sequence ATGCAGTTCCAGTCGACGCCGCGCGCCCTGCGCCGCCCCGCCGCCCTGATTGCCACCGCCACCCTGTTGCTGGCCCTGAGTGCCTGCACCAAGCCGGCACCGGAAGAACAGGATGAAGCACTGAACCAATCCCAGCAGGCCGCACAAGCCGCCGCTGCGCCCGCTGAAGCCACGCCGCCGCCGGGCGCCTGCGACGCCAGCCAGGTGCAGGGCCTGGTCGGCCAGGCCTATACCGAGGCCATGCAGGCCCAGGCCAAGGAAGACGCCGGCGCCACCGACGTGCGCGTGCTCAAGCCCAACCAGCCGGTCACCATGGAATTCATCGGCGAGCGCCTGAACATCGAAATCGATGAGAAAGGTATGGTCAGCGGCGTGCGCTGCGGTTGA
- a CDS encoding BlaI/MecI/CopY family transcriptional regulator, with product MRRKTIGDQELALLQYIGENEPTSVGEVAARFGEARGLARSTVLTMMERLRTKGYLQREQDEGVFRYSTTAEQQEVVNGAVGSFVEKTLQGSISPFVAWMSEKAEVSDNELAELEALVSKLQSQRRED from the coding sequence ATGCGCCGCAAGACCATCGGGGACCAGGAACTGGCCCTGCTGCAGTACATCGGAGAGAACGAACCCACCAGCGTTGGCGAGGTTGCCGCGCGCTTTGGTGAGGCCCGCGGCCTGGCCCGCTCCACCGTGCTGACGATGATGGAGCGCCTGCGTACCAAGGGTTACCTGCAGCGCGAACAGGACGAGGGCGTGTTCCGCTACAGCACCACGGCCGAGCAGCAGGAAGTGGTCAACGGCGCGGTCGGCAGTTTTGTCGAGAAGACCCTGCAGGGCTCGATTTCACCGTTCGTGGCATGGATGTCGGAAAAGGCCGAGGTCAGCGACAACGAGCTGGCCGAACTGGAAGCGCTGGTCAGCAAGCTGCAATCGCAGCGCCGGGAGGATTGA
- a CDS encoding M56 family metallopeptidase — protein MSMTLELLGSRLLATSVQTALLAGLVWLLCRYVRRLPASTQCALWWLVALQAVVGLFWMSPLELPLLPAVDAAPMMVQAAATAAPVTTAPIIVMQPLPADSSWSWSLLLMAMWLAGVLVMALRTTLALRASRAQLRAAQPCRDHKLNAALALAAEAHGLRRAPRLMLSNAIDSPQLIGPWRPVLLLPARGLQRMGDDQLDMALTHELVHLQRHDLWLGLVPALAQHLFFFNPVVHLAAREYAIAREAAVDAAVVAGDRHCRQHYGRLLLQLGVAPRPGAGLASASPTFLSLKRRLLMLQNTSSFPRVGAALILVAVALVGVAPLRLVAMPVPPVPPAPLAAPVAPLAPLAAPVAPLARSVVHTVVAGADDAAVPPAPPAPPAAPASLAIPPAPPAPLAAPAAPLRTQGVIHLSSTHNADGYVLIKGDHNVMNGTVADLREAKQLDDGKGVLLLRRDGKRYVVRDVATLSRFEQLYAESVRLGDAQGRLGDRQGQLGDRQGEIGERMGEIGARIGELANEQVQLALSSGARSDAQRRASEEARRKLDQAREEMDNPAMRAEMESLAAQQSVLGRQQAELGRQQAAASAKANREAEQMIQQAISSGIARPIGG, from the coding sequence ATGTCGATGACGCTTGAGTTGCTGGGCAGCCGACTGTTGGCCACCAGCGTGCAGACTGCGCTGCTGGCCGGCCTGGTGTGGCTGCTGTGCCGTTACGTGCGGCGTCTGCCGGCCAGCACCCAATGTGCGCTGTGGTGGTTGGTGGCATTGCAGGCGGTGGTTGGCCTGTTCTGGATGTCGCCGCTGGAGCTGCCCTTGCTGCCTGCGGTCGATGCCGCGCCCATGATGGTGCAGGCTGCCGCAACCGCCGCGCCGGTGACCACCGCGCCGATTATCGTGATGCAGCCCTTGCCGGCGGACAGCAGCTGGTCGTGGAGCCTGCTGCTGATGGCGATGTGGTTGGCTGGCGTGCTGGTGATGGCACTGCGCACCACACTGGCGCTGCGCGCAAGCCGGGCCCAGCTGCGTGCCGCGCAGCCCTGCCGCGATCACAAACTCAACGCCGCGCTTGCACTCGCCGCCGAAGCACACGGCCTGCGCCGTGCACCGCGTCTGATGCTGAGCAATGCGATCGATTCGCCGCAGCTGATTGGCCCATGGCGTCCGGTGCTGCTGCTGCCGGCGCGTGGCCTGCAGCGCATGGGCGATGACCAGCTGGACATGGCCCTGACTCACGAATTGGTGCACCTGCAGCGCCATGACCTGTGGCTGGGCCTGGTACCGGCCCTGGCCCAGCACCTGTTCTTCTTCAACCCCGTGGTGCACCTGGCCGCCCGCGAATACGCCATTGCCCGCGAAGCGGCGGTGGATGCCGCCGTCGTCGCCGGTGACCGGCATTGCCGCCAGCACTACGGCCGCCTGCTGTTGCAACTGGGCGTCGCGCCACGGCCGGGCGCCGGCCTGGCCAGTGCCTCGCCTACCTTCCTGAGTCTCAAGCGGAGATTGCTCATGTTGCAGAACACGTCCTCTTTTCCGCGCGTCGGTGCGGCCCTGATCCTGGTCGCCGTTGCCCTGGTCGGCGTTGCGCCGCTGCGGCTGGTGGCGATGCCGGTACCCCCGGTGCCGCCCGCACCGTTGGCGGCGCCCGTCGCCCCATTGGCGCCCTTGGCAGCCCCGGTCGCGCCGCTTGCCCGTTCAGTGGTGCATACGGTGGTTGCAGGAGCAGATGACGCTGCCGTGCCGCCGGCACCGCCTGCTCCTCCTGCGGCGCCCGCATCGCTGGCTATACCGCCAGCGCCCCCGGCACCGCTGGCAGCACCTGCTGCTCCGCTGCGTACGCAAGGCGTCATCCACCTTTCCAGCACCCACAACGCCGATGGCTATGTACTGATCAAGGGCGACCACAACGTCATGAACGGCACCGTCGCCGATCTGCGCGAAGCCAAGCAGTTGGACGATGGCAAGGGCGTGCTGCTGCTGCGCCGTGACGGCAAGCGCTATGTGGTGCGCGATGTGGCTACCTTGTCGCGCTTCGAGCAGCTGTATGCCGAAAGCGTGCGCCTGGGGGATGCGCAAGGCCGGCTGGGTGACCGGCAGGGGCAGCTGGGCGACCGCCAAGGTGAGATCGGTGAGCGCATGGGCGAGATCGGCGCGCGCATCGGTGAGCTGGCCAACGAGCAGGTACAGCTGGCATTGAGTTCGGGTGCACGCAGCGACGCACAGCGTCGCGCATCGGAAGAAGCACGTCGCAAGCTCGACCAGGCGCGCGAGGAAATGGACAACCCGGCGATGCGTGCAGAGATGGAAAGCCTGGCGGCACAGCAGTCAGTGTTGGGCAGGCAACAGGCCGAGCTGGGCCGGCAGCAGGCAGCGGCAAGTGCCAAGGCCAATCGTGAGGCCGAGCAGATGATCCAGCAGGCGATCAGCAGCGGGATTGCGCGGCCGATTGGCGGGTGA